The Ciona intestinalis unplaced genomic scaffold, KH HT000068.2, whole genome shotgun sequence genome contains a region encoding:
- the zf(u1like)-10 gene encoding tyrosine-protein kinase ITK/TSK: MAGRGRGRGWLSKFESQSKEMKPFEQKTNPVEQKSNNSNGFMEKNSTLSKLMAKYNYKANPNSPAGFKELSIRQSEELFLLSEHKEQPHWWLVRNKAGEEGYSPKSYLMKMETKVASLPWLENKKTVEINTKVVPTHVAPKKYVSAYKENQGKSDIQWHCDVCNKSFNGPHPYNSHMVSKAHREEVEVAQLYGRM; encoded by the coding sequence ATGGCCGGTCGTGGACGTGGTCGAGGTTGGTTGAGTAAATTTGAATCCCAAAGTAAAGAGATGAAGCCATTCGAACAAAAAACCAACCCTGTTGAACAAAAGTCAAATAATTCAAACGGttttatggaaaaaaattCAACTCTTTCAAAGTTAATGGCTAAATACAATTACAAAGCAAACCCAAATTCACCTGCAGGGTTTAAAGAGTTGTCCATCAGACAAAGTGAGGAGCTGTTTTTGTTAAGCGAGCATAAAGAACAACCGCACTGGTGGCTTGTGAGGAACAAGGCAGGAGAAGAAGGATATAGTCCGAAAAGTTACTTAATGAAAATGGAAACAAAAGTGGCATCATTGCCATGGTTAGAAAATAAGAAAACTgtagaaataaatacaaaagttGTGCCTACACATGTTGCACCTAAGAAATATGTGTCCGCATATAAAGAAAACCAAGGGAAAAGTGACATTCAATGGCACTGTGATGTGTGCAACAAATCATTTAATGGACCACACCCATACAACAGCCACATGGTGAGTAAAGCACATAGAGAAGAAGTAGAAGTTGCTCAACTTTATGGGAGGATGTAA